One part of the Ornithodoros turicata isolate Travis chromosome 2, ASM3712646v1, whole genome shotgun sequence genome encodes these proteins:
- the LOC135384852 gene encoding uncharacterized protein LOC135384852, whose protein sequence is MNPSNPETRVTYWPPCFLLTYEDITLWEGKNKISVYIYVFDQQTCSMSTGWVPCTLYKNKVHLLEVREHFYGIRKFSTFIGQSDYFYCEKCTSGYGTREALQQHERLCQDISEVILEMPKAGESVFFNKIQYMHSHPYFTVLGTESVLEKDALVKDAVNVHRMSSYCFIVVRSCDRKIVGLDGYLGPNAPEKCLLALKGLSDQIDRLNCCPSPLVMSMEDHFRHESATHCEFCGCEFNRHTRKVSHHNHTCFVEPGSSNFVATLCDMCELWILASSSEKIRGFNIGDLHFCDTMQFFNLSLSNLMETLLTSGGESAFHCTCQMFGNRFRHLLRKGIYPYTFVDSFEAYNLPALPPKEAFKSVMNEQNITDEDYQYALDIFELFECKNLGGYTRLYVMLDACQLCDVVLYFREIVLETDGMDILRGFEWADPSKWSEIDFLNIPHDSEVGYVYVVDLSYPEELHALTRDFPLAPEHRCVDENKLSPTSNT, encoded by the exons atgaatccttcgaatccggagacgcgcgtaacgtactggccaccctgcttcctactcacttacgaagacattactCTGTGggagggaaaaaataaaatctccgtgtacatctacgtgttcgatcAGCAGACGTGTTCGATGTCTACCGGatgggttccctgcacgctctataagAATAAGGTccatctgctcgaggttagggaacatttctatggaatcagaaaatttagcactttcattgGACaaagtgactatttttattgcgagaaatgcacgagcggttatgggacgagagaggcattgcagcagcATGAACGTCTGTGTCAAGACATAAGcgaagtaattctcgaaatgccaaaagcgggggagagcgtcttcttcaacaagatacagtacatgcattcGCACCCCTATTTCACGGTATTAGGCACagagagcgttttggaaaaggatgcactcgttaaggacgccgtgaatgtgcacaggatgagctcgtactgcttcattgtagtgagaagttgcgACCGAAAAATAgtaggcctagatggctatttgggacccaacgcaccagaaaaatgcttgctcgcgcTCAAGGGATtaagcgatcaaatcgatagatTGAACTGCTGTCCctcgccgttggtcatgagtatggaagaccactttcgacaCGAGAGTGCGACGCACTGCGAATTCTGCGGgtgcgaatttaaccgacatacgcggaaggtgtcgcatcacaaCCACACCTGCTTCGTAGAGCctggttcttcgaattttgtcgcgacgctgtgtgatatgt GTGAActgtggatcttagcttcgagttcggaaaagataagagggttcaacattggagATCTCCATTTCTGCGATACCatgcagtttttcaacctgtccttgtctAACCTGATGGAAACGCTCCTCACCAGCGGCGGCGAGAGTGCGTTTCATTGCACCTGCCAAATGTTTGGTAACCGTTTCCGCcacctcctcaggaagggcatttatccctacaccttcgtcgacagtttcgaggCATACAATTTGCCCgcgctaccgccaaaggaagctttcaaaagtgtcATGAACGAGCAAAATATCACGGACGAGGattatcagtacgccctcgacattttcgaattgttcgaatgtaagaacctcggcggttacacgcgtctctatgtcatgctcgacgcctgtcagctctgcgacgtcgtgctgtatttcagagAGATTGTGCTAGAGACAGATGGGATGGATATCCTAC gtggttttgagtgggccGATCCTTCGaagtggagcgagatcgattttctcaacattcctcacgattcggaagtgggttacgtttacgtggtagacttgtcgtatcccgaagaactgcacgcactcaccagggattttcccctggcacccgaacacaggtgcgtggacgagaacaaACTCTCCCCTACCAGCAACACTTGA